The sequence GAGAACCTGGTCCGCAACGGCGCCATCAGCCAGGACAACTACAACAGCGCCAAGGCGACCTATTTGGTGGACCGCGCCGCCGTGGATGCCGCCCAGCAACGCCTCGAGCAGCGCGAGATGGAGCGCAGTGAATTGATCGTTCGCGCCCCCTTCGCCGGGATCATCACCGCACGGTTCGCCGACCCCGGGGCCTACGTGACCCCCACCACCTCGGCGTCAGCCTCCGCCGGCGCCAGCAGTTCCTCCATCGTCGAGCTCGCCCAAGGACTCGAAGCGGTCGCCAAGGTTCCTGAAAGCGACATCGGCCGGATCAAGCTCGGGCAAACCGGCTCGGTTCGTGTCGACGCCTTCCCCGATCGACGCTTCAAAGCCCAGGTGCGTCAGATCGCGCCGCGGGCGGCCAAGCTCAACAACGTCACCTCCTTTGAGGTCACCTTGAAGTTCGTCGAGCCAGCGCCTGAGCTGCGTATTGGCATGACCGCTGACATTGACTTCAACACTGGAGATTTACCCCCACGCACCCTGGTGCCCACGGTGGCTGTCGTCACCGAGCGGGGCAAGCCAGGTGTGCTCCTGGTGGGTCCAGGCAACCAACCCAAATTCCAAGCCGTAACCCTGGGAGCCAGTAGCGGCCGCAATACCCAAATTCTCGACGGCCTCAAACCCGGGACTCAGGTCTTCATCGACCTCCCCCCCTGGGCCAAGCGCAAGAGTGATGGGAACTAGAGCTGCTCTGCCGCGTGGCGGCGCTCGTTGAGGAAACTGCGACAGGCATCCAAGATTCGGCTGCTGGCTTGGCCATCCCCAAAGGGATTGTGCGCTCTGGACATCTCCTCATAGGCCTCAGCGTTGTCCAGCAACAGCGAGGCCTCCCGAAGGATGTCGGCCGAGTCAGTCCCGATCAGCTTGGCGGTGCCCGCATCCACGGCCTCCGGTCGCTCTGTGGTGCGCCGCAGCACCAGGACGGGTTTACCCAAGGCAGGGGCCTCCTCTTGGAGTCCGCCTGAGTCGGTCAAGAGAAGCGTCGAGCCACGCATGGCTGCCACCAAACGGTCGTAGTCCAGAGGCTCCGTCAAGAAAGCCCGGGGGTGATCGCCCAGCAGCGCCTGCAGGGGCTCGCGCACCGTTGGATTGCGATGCAGAGGCAGCAGCAGCGCCGTATCGGGGTAGCGCTCCAGAACGGCCAAGAAGCCCTTACCGATCTCCTGAAGGCGCTCGCCCCAGTTCTCACGGCGATGGACCGTCGCCAGGATCACCCGCTGCGTCTCAAAGTCCAGACCCGGCAGCTCAAAGGGCGGAGCCTTTTTCGCCATGAGCAACAGGGCATCAATCACGGTGTTGCCGGTGGTGATGGTTTGGCCGACCACCCCGGAGGCCGCGAGATTGCGGGCCGACACGTGGGTCGGGGCAAAGTGCAACAAGGCCACCTGGGAAATCAGACGGCGATTGGCCTCCTCCGGATAGGGATCAAAGATGTTGTCGGTGCGCAGGCCCGCCTCCACATGACCGACTGGGATCTGCTCGTAGAAGGCCGCTAAGGCGGAAGCAAAGGCCGTGGTGGTGTCCCCCTGGACCAAGACCAAATCGGGGGGGAACTGCTCGAACTCCGCCTTCAATCCCTGCAATGCCGCACAGGTGATGTGGGTCAGGGTCTGCTTGGGGGCCATCAAGGCCAAGTCGTGATCGGCCTCCAGGTCA is a genomic window of Synechococcus sp. A10-1-5-1 containing:
- the wecB gene encoding non-hydrolyzing UDP-N-acetylglucosamine 2-epimerase, which encodes MSAPHNVCIVLGTRPEAIKLAPVIQAFQQSDDFKTRVVLTGQHREMVTQVMDLFDLEADHDLALMAPKQTLTHITCAALQGLKAEFEQFPPDLVLVQGDTTTAFASALAAFYEQIPVGHVEAGLRTDNIFDPYPEEANRRLISQVALLHFAPTHVSARNLAASGVVGQTITTGNTVIDALLLMAKKAPPFELPGLDFETQRVILATVHRRENWGERLQEIGKGFLAVLERYPDTALLLPLHRNPTVREPLQALLGDHPRAFLTEPLDYDRLVAAMRGSTLLLTDSGGLQEEAPALGKPVLVLRRTTERPEAVDAGTAKLIGTDSADILREASLLLDNAEAYEEMSRAHNPFGDGQASSRILDACRSFLNERRHAAEQL
- a CDS encoding efflux RND transporter periplasmic adaptor subunit, with the translated sequence MLQPPRRKQPVVTWLQGNTLSLKRLAADRPWLGRRRFWAAALAGTVAVAGGATALNLSRSAKQARSLSTYTAVAQEGSLPGLVTASGELEAFRLVNVSPKRQGVLKTLYVEEGDSVQAGQALALMDGGDLTDRLEELAAQLQSAKAQLARSQSELQRRENLVRNGAISQDNYNSAKATYLVDRAAVDAAQQRLEQREMERSELIVRAPFAGIITARFADPGAYVTPTTSASASAGASSSSIVELAQGLEAVAKVPESDIGRIKLGQTGSVRVDAFPDRRFKAQVRQIAPRAAKLNNVTSFEVTLKFVEPAPELRIGMTADIDFNTGDLPPRTLVPTVAVVTERGKPGVLLVGPGNQPKFQAVTLGASSGRNTQILDGLKPGTQVFIDLPPWAKRKSDGN